The Candidatus Hydrogenedentota bacterium region GTCGTGGAGACAGATCAGTACATGATCGCTGGTCATGGCGAGGTCTTGTTCAATAAAGTCGGCACCCATGGCGTAGGCCATGGCATAAGCAGGGAGGGTATGTTCGGGCAAATAGCCGCTGGCGCCGCGATGAGCGATAACGATCTTTTCCGCCGTTGCGGCTTGCACGAGGCAAAGCGCCATCAATCCGACAAGCAAAAGACTGAGACAAGGATGCATTTTCATGGGTAATAATTCTCCTTTTGAAGTTTTCGTAGAGACTGGACTCTTTTTCATATCGTTTCGTTTCGAAAAATAAAGCGTCCCGCCGCGGGTATAGAAGCAGATCGCAGAAGAGTCCCTACGTCATTACAATTGTCCTAAAATACAGATATTTCATGGAAAGTTCAAATTATTATTCTTTGACGGCTGGGAGAACCTAGAGAAATCAGATTGTCGCTGTCCAAATAGAGGCTCCGCTGTGCAAGCGCTCTTAGGGGGTCGAAGCCGCTGAAGCGCTTTGTTGAACAGCATTGATCACGGCCCGGTTGGGGAATCGGGATGCCCTGTTCATTGCTCATAGGAAAGTTTATGGGCTTTGGATTTTTCTCGGATAGAACGAAAAAAAGAACGGAGTAAATCACCGCATGCTTCGCCAAGAACACCGCCCATCATTTGGGGGCGGTGGTTGAAACGTTTATCGGCGGGCAAGTTCATGAGGGAGCCGCAGCAGCCCGCCTTGGGATCATAGGCTCCGAAGTATAGGGCTTCTATACGCGAGAGAATGATGGCTCCGGCACACATGGGACACGGTTCCAAAGTAACATAGAGCCGCGCATTTTCCAAGCGCCAACTGCCCAGATGACGGGCTGCTTCTTTGATAGCGAGTATTTCCGCATGGGCTGTAGGATCCTGCAACAATTCCCGTTGATTGTATCCGCAGCCAATAATACGGTCTTCGTGGACAATCACACAGCCTATGGGCACTTCGTTAATCGCCAAGGCGCGCTGCGCTTCTTGCAGGGCGCATTGCATATAGAATTGATCCTGTTCTGATGGAATGTCGGCCATATTCTGTGTCTTTTTTTCAGGTTTTGGGAATAGTACGGTCCGGCATTTAGTCGGCATGAATATTATGCTGAGAGTATAGCATAAGTTTTGACAGGATGAATTGCGCCTATGCACTTAACTATTTTTGTAAATCTTTAAGCAGAGGTTGATATTTAGAACCAAATAGGACATAATAGTGTTTGTGCGGCAATTGATTTAATTGACAGAAACATGCAATTAGTAAAGAGTGAACCAAATGGCGATGGAACCCTTTGAACCACTAGAATACAAAGAAGGTATTGAGGCGGATGCCGTTTGCAGCCAGTGCGGCTCGACAAATCCGGAAGGCACTTTATTGTGCAAGACCTGCGGCAATAATCTTCGTGACCAACGACATTTGCGCCTTACTGCAGATCAGATGCTGAATACCGAGAAGGAACTGTCGTCACGGTCCATGCTGTTGACCACAGCGCTGCCCGTGTTGGGGTTGTTGATTTTATTGTGGCTCGGTCTGAATGCAGGCCGTATTTCCTCTTTATTGACGACGCCGGACTACGGGCGCAGCCAAGACCTCCGTGTGTCTGCCCAAAGCTTTTGGCAGGGACCGGAAAGTGATAACTACGATCAGATGCTCCAAAGCTTGATGTCTTCCTTTCCTTCTTTTTCTGACGCGGAGACGGTGCGCATGGAACCCTTGTCGGGTCGCGGCTGGAGCGACGGTGTTTATGCTTTATATGAACGGCATGGCACACAACAGCGTTTTGTAGGAGCGGCCTTACTCCAGACTGAAGGTGATGCGAAATATTTTGTTGCGCAAATCAATAATGATGTGGAGATGCGCGGCAAGCTGATTGTACAAGAACAGGCGTTGCTCGCAGATTGGAATAATGGCGCGTTCTTATATGACGGCGAGTACTACCCTTGTTATGGTTCTGCCACATTCAATGCCGATGGCACCGTCCATATTAGCGGCGGCTCTACGTATAATTCCATAACCCATCAATCCATTGCCTATCGGGTTTCCTCCTTCTAAAGGGCGGGATAGGTAAAAAGGGGACAAGGCATGTATGGGGCGACGGTGGAATTCATTAACAAGATGAAAGGGTGAATAACGTGTCTGAAAGAGGTTTTTTTTCCAGACTTAAATCGGGTTTAGGTAAAACAAGAAACGGTTTGATGGGCGGCATCAAACGAATTTTTTCCGGGCATACCGTTCTCGATCAAGAACTCTTTGAGCGGCTTGAGGAAAGTTTGATTGGTGCCGATGTTGGCGTGGAAACAAGCCTGCAGATGATCAGTGATTTGCAGGATCGCATGAAAAAGGAAGGGATTAAAGAAACGTCAACCCTCTTGGAGATTCTCAAAGAGGAGATTACGTCGCTATTATCTCAAAATGAAGGCGATTGCAACTGGCAGTGTGACGGGGAGCCTCACGTAATGTTGGTTGCCGGCGTGAACGGTTCCGGTAAGACAACAACAGCCGGTAAAATCGCCTACATTCTCGCACAGCAAAAGCGCTCGGTCTTGCTTGGGGCTG contains the following coding sequences:
- a CDS encoding nucleoside deaminase, translated to MADIPSEQDQFYMQCALQEAQRALAINEVPIGCVIVHEDRIIGCGYNQRELLQDPTAHAEILAIKEAARHLGSWRLENARLYVTLEPCPMCAGAIILSRIEALYFGAYDPKAGCCGSLMNLPADKRFNHRPQMMGGVLGEACGDLLRSFFRSIREKSKAHKLSYEQ